In one Magallana gigas chromosome 9, xbMagGiga1.1, whole genome shotgun sequence genomic region, the following are encoded:
- the LOC117684346 gene encoding uncharacterized protein, whose product MDFDEILSEDEEDYLDLLLTGGLSEEADNQDETFEPSNSLQIGHPPSQTSSQTLSQTTDSSASQDPLAEHIYWRDQNDIDEGMRDSRLFSFRPCLPPGIQLGFLTRYKYF is encoded by the exons ATGGATTTTGACGAGATTCTCTCCGAGGATGAGGAAGACTATCTTGACTTATTGTTGACTGGAGGGTTGTCCGAAGAAGCAGATAACCAAGATGAAACTTTTGAACCATCAAATTCCTTGCAAATTGG acatCCCCCATCACAGACAAGTTCTCAGACTCTGTCCCAGACTACAGATAGCTCTGCTTCTCAGGATCCACTTGCAGAACATATATACTGGAGGGACCAGAATGACATTGATGAGGGAATGAGGGACTCCCGGCTGTTTTCCTTCAGGCCATGTCTTCCTCCTGGTATTCAGCTTGGTTTTTTAACCAGGTACAAATATTTTTGA